The following are encoded in a window of uncultured Sphaerochaeta sp. genomic DNA:
- a CDS encoding transcriptional regulator, with product MVKMGVDLSSQTNEDFEKARSRGRMQSLLSSLAWKNSDLLSFYAVTELLKPKNETYRGMRTIPVNQIIGSEGRYQDFSMAFYPKKELLRSRWRSIDRATKEYVILPPISVYKLGKWYFVRDGNHRVSVAKTQGVEFIDAEVVELDSQIPLEAGLTMKGLRKRVVDYERERFIAQYNTTYLPMDEILFTSPGSYPEMVNHILVHKYYLNEGKEEEISFEEGSKSWYENVYRPIVEEVQRARLLASFPGNTEADLYMWIVRHWDNLKHMSGSQEVSIESATHDYKTRYGRGRLVRWVNWIRYFFSKN from the coding sequence ATGGTAAAAATGGGCGTTGATCTGAGTTCCCAGACAAATGAGGACTTTGAAAAAGCTCGTTCCAGAGGAAGAATGCAATCTTTGCTCAGCAGCTTGGCATGGAAAAATTCAGATCTCTTGAGTTTTTATGCGGTAACCGAGTTGTTGAAACCCAAGAATGAGACATATCGAGGAATGAGGACCATTCCTGTAAATCAGATAATCGGAAGCGAAGGAAGATATCAGGACTTTTCCATGGCTTTCTACCCGAAGAAGGAACTTCTCAGATCCCGATGGAGAAGTATTGACCGGGCAACAAAGGAGTATGTAATCCTTCCTCCCATATCTGTCTATAAACTTGGAAAGTGGTACTTTGTGCGGGACGGGAACCATCGTGTCTCGGTTGCAAAGACCCAAGGTGTGGAATTCATCGACGCAGAGGTTGTTGAACTGGACAGCCAGATCCCCTTGGAAGCTGGATTGACCATGAAGGGTTTGCGTAAGCGGGTGGTTGACTATGAGAGAGAGCGGTTCATCGCCCAGTACAATACAACCTATCTCCCGATGGATGAGATTCTCTTCACCTCCCCAGGATCCTACCCGGAGATGGTTAATCATATCCTGGTCCATAAATACTATCTCAATGAGGGAAAGGAAGAGGAAATAAGCTTTGAGGAAGGATCTAAATCCTGGTACGAGAATGTCTATCGTCCTATTGTTGAGGAAGTACAACGAGCACGATTGCTTGCATCCTTTCCCGGGAATACCGAGGCTGACCTCTATATGTGGATCGTTCGTCACTGGGATAACCTCAAACATATGAGTGGTAGCCAAGAGGTAAGCATAGAGAGTGCAACCCACGACTACAAGACCCGCTATGGACGGGGCCGGTTAGTGCGTTGGGTTAATTGGATTCGATACTTCTTCTCCAAGAATTAA
- a CDS encoding NAD(P)H-dependent oxidoreductase, which yields MKRCSIIIHSVSGNCYIIGSYLKELMAERNIDARLYRVDDPDLHIWANTQETTNDYYEDILALPIVSTSTLLKSDMIILGSPTRFGNISAEMKTFLDTTLSLSKDKSLETKFFACFTSCSNSTCEGAHTLTAMIYWAQSMGMLHIPFGVHDELDFCDQPVSGIVHLAGKEGAIRPSDRLGKEMEVYADTLSAYIQE from the coding sequence ATGAAGCGTTGTTCCATCATAATTCATAGCGTAAGTGGCAATTGCTATATTATCGGGTCCTATCTGAAGGAACTCATGGCTGAACGAAATATCGATGCACGCCTCTACCGGGTTGATGACCCTGATCTGCATATCTGGGCGAACACACAAGAGACTACCAACGACTACTACGAGGATATTCTCGCCCTTCCTATTGTCAGTACGTCGACACTGCTCAAGAGTGATATGATCATTCTAGGCAGCCCGACAAGATTTGGAAATATTTCAGCAGAGATGAAGACCTTCCTGGATACTACGCTCTCCCTAAGCAAGGACAAGAGTCTGGAAACAAAGTTCTTTGCCTGCTTCACCAGTTGCTCAAACTCAACCTGTGAAGGTGCACACACCCTTACAGCCATGATCTATTGGGCACAGTCAATGGGAATGCTCCATATCCCGTTTGGTGTGCATGACGAACTGGATTTCTGTGACCAGCCAGTTTCAGGAATCGTCCACCTTGCAGGAAAGGAAGGAGCCATTCGCCCAAGCGATCGTCTTGGCAAGGAGATGGAGGTATACGCTGACACGCTCAGTGCCTACATACAAGAGTAA
- a CDS encoding ATP-binding cassette domain-containing protein: MEEIIRLEHATVRRQGTAILDDVSFSVFNNEHVAIIGPNGAGKSTLVQVISEEIHPLYSEQTRRILFGKERWQVLQLRQHMGIVSQTIQYLCNSTYRAWEIAISGFFSSIGLDFHHQITQEQIEIVEAVMRRYGVWHLKDKQMNRLSSGEARRILLCRASVHDPQVMLLDEAVSNLDFPSRHQYRETLEALDQAGKTIILATHELSEIIPAIRRIVVMKEGKIVADGEKKDILREDLLSDVYGANVFVDERNGLYTAWC, encoded by the coding sequence ATGGAAGAGATCATACGCCTCGAACATGCCACGGTACGACGGCAGGGCACCGCAATTCTGGATGATGTCTCATTCTCTGTGTTCAACAATGAACACGTGGCCATCATAGGACCAAATGGTGCAGGTAAAAGCACCTTGGTGCAGGTTATCAGTGAAGAAATCCATCCGCTGTACAGTGAGCAGACAAGGCGAATCCTCTTCGGGAAAGAGCGTTGGCAAGTCCTGCAACTACGCCAGCATATGGGCATTGTAAGCCAGACAATCCAGTATCTGTGCAATTCCACGTATCGGGCTTGGGAAATAGCCATATCTGGGTTTTTCAGTTCCATCGGACTTGATTTCCACCACCAAATTACCCAAGAACAGATTGAAATCGTGGAAGCTGTTATGCGTCGCTATGGCGTATGGCATCTGAAGGACAAACAGATGAATCGGCTCTCCAGCGGGGAGGCAAGAAGGATTCTTCTCTGTCGCGCAAGCGTACATGACCCTCAGGTGATGCTCCTTGATGAGGCCGTCTCAAACCTGGACTTTCCCAGCCGTCATCAATACAGGGAGACCCTGGAAGCCCTCGATCAGGCAGGCAAGACCATCATCCTGGCAACTCATGAGCTAAGCGAGATCATCCCTGCAATCAGGAGAATCGTGGTCATGAAAGAGGGAAAAATCGTTGCAGACGGAGAAAAGAAAGATATTCTGAGAGAGGACTTGCTCTCTGATGTATATGGAGCAAACGTCTTTGTTGATGAGCGTAACGGCCTCTACACTGCCTGGTGTTGA
- a CDS encoding GntR family transcriptional regulator, with product MDKEVEMEYIAQTKTARVAAALEEMILDKRIKSGSFLPSQQMLAQKFNTSSRPIREALKLLEAKGLVVIMQGRRAQVRSNSLNQYVESISTSIVNSKISHAKLMRNLMQVRITVATSAAREFTRLENREEYLAQLWSASHRMEAAVPLILHKDAQALKNFNNAEAEFHRTLVYANGNQILSTIYSNLSPMLDTAMTSIKFTPSQMEKRSKDYTYLCEALQNGQTDLAVALVLVTLTTLEKKVMDHYPDEDAIASYA from the coding sequence ATGGATAAGGAAGTCGAAATGGAATATATAGCCCAGACAAAGACAGCAAGAGTTGCTGCCGCCTTGGAAGAGATGATTCTTGATAAACGAATCAAAAGTGGCTCGTTCCTCCCTTCCCAACAGATGCTTGCCCAGAAGTTCAACACTTCAAGCCGTCCGATCAGGGAGGCTCTGAAACTTCTTGAAGCAAAGGGCTTGGTGGTTATTATGCAGGGGCGGAGAGCCCAGGTAAGAAGCAACAGTCTAAACCAATACGTGGAGTCAATATCCACATCAATCGTCAACAGCAAGATCAGTCATGCAAAGCTGATGCGCAACCTGATGCAGGTAAGGATTACCGTTGCCACCAGTGCAGCAAGAGAGTTTACACGTCTGGAAAACAGGGAGGAGTATCTGGCTCAGCTGTGGAGTGCAAGCCATAGGATGGAAGCTGCAGTTCCCTTGATACTCCACAAGGATGCACAGGCGTTGAAGAACTTCAACAATGCTGAAGCAGAGTTTCATCGTACCCTAGTCTACGCAAACGGGAACCAGATTCTCTCCACCATCTACAGCAATCTCTCACCCATGCTCGACACTGCCATGACCTCGATCAAATTCACCCCATCACAGATGGAGAAGCGCTCAAAGGATTACACGTATCTTTGTGAAGCTCTCCAGAATGGACAGACAGATCTGGCTGTGGCTTTGGTACTGGTAACACTGACCACCCTGGAGAAGAAGGTCATGGACCACTATCCTGATGAAGATGCAATCGCCTCCTATGCATAA
- a CDS encoding HAD-IIB family hydrolase, which translates to MYIALINVHGLVRSDNIEMGRDADTGGQTRYVVDLVKELSSREDVEVDLFTRLIKDSRTNEDYRKSIEQIGEHARIVRLTCGGTKYLRKELLWPYLDEYVDNLISFFRTQKRTPDIIHAHYADAGYVATELAAYFQIPLVFTGHSMGRNKLEYLQSQGVSEDKLNQYYHIHTRIEQEERTMRHASLVITSTNYEKNVLYKPYESQDLSKMEVIPPGLDLDTFFPYYHYEIQDPSITEEMKLAQYSMVKELQRFLTNMDKPFILALCRPEARKNIDLLIDVYGKSKELQAIANLVIVAGIRDDITKMEEGEKQVLTDMLLLMDRYDLYGKMAIPKHHNPQRDVPEIYRLAAMKRGIFVSTAALENFGLTFIEASAVGLPYVGTDKGGVRDIYENCESGILVDISNRKAIEEILYNLLTDTEQWQKLSENGVQRIRQVYNWTAHADTYLGHLKTVLKNKKKQPALATRMGSIEHLLVCDIDNTLTGDKAAADELAKVLNEHHDRIGFAIATGRSFESAQEILKSYSFPTPDILITAVGSEIHYGSKDIPDKGWSHYIRRRWKPEVIREVLATFPELEIQEEEGTQRRYKISYNIKKGSEIPSLMERIRTALTEARSMQHLVLSHDTYLDILPYRASKGDAIHYLAWKWGIEANRVLTAGDSGNDRDMFSNPLRSIIVANHEESLNTVRKSKRVFFATKNSAAGVLEGLYHFKVIEE; encoded by the coding sequence ATGTATATAGCATTAATTAACGTACATGGACTTGTTCGCAGCGACAATATTGAAATGGGAAGAGATGCCGACACTGGTGGACAAACCCGGTATGTCGTCGACCTCGTCAAGGAACTCTCTTCAAGAGAGGATGTAGAGGTGGACCTGTTCACCCGTCTGATCAAGGACTCCAGAACCAATGAGGATTACCGAAAGAGCATTGAGCAGATAGGCGAACATGCGCGTATCGTCCGCCTTACATGCGGAGGGACAAAATACCTCCGAAAAGAGCTCCTATGGCCATATCTGGATGAGTATGTAGACAACTTGATCTCCTTTTTCCGTACACAAAAGAGAACCCCGGACATCATTCACGCCCACTATGCTGATGCTGGTTATGTAGCAACGGAATTGGCTGCCTACTTCCAGATACCGCTGGTCTTTACCGGCCACTCAATGGGACGCAACAAGCTTGAGTATCTCCAAAGCCAAGGAGTGAGTGAGGATAAACTCAACCAGTATTATCATATCCACACCCGTATTGAGCAGGAAGAGAGGACAATGCGTCATGCTTCCCTGGTCATTACAAGCACCAATTACGAGAAGAATGTGCTCTATAAGCCCTATGAATCACAAGATCTCTCCAAGATGGAGGTCATCCCCCCAGGTCTCGATCTGGATACATTCTTCCCCTATTACCATTATGAGATCCAGGACCCATCCATCACTGAGGAGATGAAGCTTGCCCAATACTCCATGGTAAAGGAACTACAACGCTTCCTCACCAATATGGACAAACCCTTCATCCTTGCCCTTTGCAGGCCTGAGGCAAGAAAGAACATTGACCTGTTGATTGATGTCTACGGCAAGAGCAAGGAGCTGCAGGCAATTGCAAACCTGGTCATTGTTGCCGGTATCAGAGATGACATTACCAAGATGGAGGAAGGAGAGAAACAGGTCCTCACAGACATGCTGTTGCTTATGGACCGTTATGACCTCTATGGAAAGATGGCGATTCCCAAACACCATAATCCCCAGCGGGATGTACCGGAAATCTATCGCTTGGCTGCAATGAAACGGGGAATTTTTGTAAGCACCGCCGCTCTTGAGAATTTTGGACTTACCTTCATTGAAGCCTCGGCGGTAGGACTTCCCTATGTCGGGACAGACAAGGGAGGAGTGAGAGACATATACGAGAACTGCGAAAGCGGTATCCTGGTCGACATCTCCAACAGGAAGGCAATCGAGGAAATTCTCTATAACCTGCTGACTGACACAGAGCAGTGGCAGAAGCTCTCAGAGAACGGCGTACAGCGCATCCGACAGGTATACAACTGGACAGCACATGCCGACACCTACTTGGGCCATCTCAAGACAGTTCTCAAGAACAAGAAGAAACAACCGGCTCTTGCAACCAGGATGGGATCGATCGAACACCTTCTGGTCTGCGATATCGACAATACGTTGACCGGAGACAAAGCAGCTGCCGATGAGCTGGCAAAAGTCCTTAACGAGCATCATGACCGTATTGGATTTGCCATTGCCACCGGGAGAAGTTTTGAGTCAGCACAAGAGATTCTCAAGAGCTACTCATTCCCTACACCGGATATCTTGATCACCGCAGTCGGCAGCGAGATCCACTACGGCTCGAAGGATATCCCGGACAAAGGTTGGTCACACTACATCCGCAGAAGATGGAAACCTGAGGTAATCAGGGAAGTTCTCGCCACATTCCCTGAGCTTGAGATCCAGGAAGAGGAAGGAACGCAGCGAAGGTACAAGATCAGCTACAATATCAAGAAAGGCAGTGAGATCCCCAGCTTGATGGAGAGAATCAGGACGGCCCTGACAGAGGCAAGGAGTATGCAACATCTTGTGCTCAGCCATGATACCTATCTCGATATCCTTCCCTACCGAGCAAGCAAGGGGGATGCCATCCACTACCTGGCTTGGAAGTGGGGAATTGAAGCCAATAGAGTTCTTACAGCCGGAGACTCCGGGAACGATCGTGATATGTTCTCCAATCCTCTCAGATCGATCATTGTGGCAAACCACGAGGAATCGTTGAACACTGTCAGAAAGTCAAAACGTGTGTTTTTTGCCACAAAGAATTCGGCAGCAGGAGTATTGGAAGGATTGTACCATTTCAAGGTTATTGAAGAGTAA
- a CDS encoding GntR family transcriptional regulator, protein MNGNPMSGQETKSTTIANKLEEEILSKKYQAGENLPSQHELAAQFNASSRSVREAFKNLEAKGLIKVRQGKKAVVQSNSLDQFVESLSASMMNKHTPDKKLLTDLMQVRTTIEVSATRELSRDPNRMLIVRSLDRACTRMEHLLPSLEGGKDTELLKQFKSTEFDFHAALIKSNDNIILSSIYENLAPQLYSALDRLPETYSEQRKKVNEYRYLVDALENGQTDLAVALTLVNLTNIKDKFETLDL, encoded by the coding sequence ATGAACGGCAATCCAATGTCAGGACAAGAGACGAAATCTACAACAATCGCCAACAAGCTTGAGGAAGAGATTCTCTCGAAGAAGTACCAAGCAGGAGAAAACCTGCCAAGCCAGCATGAGCTGGCCGCCCAATTCAATGCCTCGAGCAGAAGCGTACGAGAAGCCTTCAAGAATCTTGAAGCAAAAGGCTTGATAAAAGTACGCCAAGGCAAGAAAGCAGTAGTGCAGAGCAATAGCCTCGACCAATTTGTGGAGTCACTATCTGCCTCCATGATGAACAAGCATACCCCTGATAAGAAACTCCTCACCGACCTGATGCAGGTAAGAACCACCATTGAAGTTTCCGCAACCAGAGAGCTGAGCCGCGATCCAAACCGTATGCTTATCGTACGCTCACTCGACAGAGCATGCACTCGCATGGAGCATCTGTTGCCAAGTCTGGAGGGAGGAAAGGACACAGAACTACTGAAACAGTTCAAATCTACTGAATTCGATTTTCATGCTGCACTGATCAAGTCGAACGACAACATCATCCTCAGCAGTATTTATGAGAACCTGGCTCCCCAACTCTACTCCGCCTTGGATAGACTTCCGGAGACCTACAGTGAACAAAGAAAAAAAGTGAATGAGTACCGCTACCTGGTGGATGCTCTTGAGAATGGTCAGACTGACCTGGCTGTTGCCTTGACCTTGGTTAACCTTACCAATATCAAGGACAAGTTTGAGACGTTGGACCTGTAG
- a CDS encoding ROK family transcriptional regulator, whose translation MQFSTPSSARTINRLRVLNLLAREGEFSRSDIARRLTLNKPSTSEIVEQLLQEGLVEEKGKTKTANGRRPTSLTLQHGSRLVLGVELGSKNTCFTLTDLLGNVLRFERIPTPIKPDAKEHGLTVIKACLKMRRITKAPIAGITVATSAQISEDGLSILRHDHWSWENVPLAKAISEYTQTPAILVHSVRAMVEAEQWFADEDEKSFLYVNWGEHISGALVQDNTIVGEKSRFGHLPVRQTGLCRCGGIGCLETVAAGWALSERFAGKTVKELAQREDPEVVQALQEAAEAMGMALTAASAMTGCNKIILGGGISNLPDHYLSVLQKYYHQHTHHSLAHIPVVRSQLKDRSAVLGSVAVGLDRWIFQRRMLQTMQGL comes from the coding sequence ATGCAGTTTTCCACCCCAAGCTCAGCCAGGACGATCAATCGTCTGAGAGTTCTCAATCTGCTTGCCCGTGAGGGTGAGTTCAGTCGCTCTGATATCGCACGCCGCCTAACCCTGAACAAGCCATCCACCAGTGAGATTGTAGAGCAGTTGCTCCAGGAAGGGCTTGTTGAAGAGAAAGGAAAGACCAAGACGGCCAATGGCAGGAGACCCACATCCCTTACCTTGCAACATGGTTCCAGACTGGTCCTGGGAGTGGAACTGGGCAGCAAGAATACCTGTTTCACCCTTACAGATCTCCTGGGGAATGTGCTGAGATTTGAGCGAATTCCAACCCCGATCAAACCTGATGCGAAGGAACATGGCCTTACCGTCATCAAGGCGTGTCTGAAAATGAGACGAATTACCAAGGCCCCTATTGCAGGCATCACGGTGGCAACAAGTGCACAAATCAGTGAAGATGGTCTTTCCATACTCCGCCATGACCACTGGTCGTGGGAGAACGTCCCACTTGCTAAAGCCATTAGTGAATACACACAGACTCCTGCAATCCTGGTGCATTCAGTGAGGGCTATGGTGGAGGCTGAACAGTGGTTTGCCGATGAAGATGAAAAGTCGTTCCTTTATGTCAATTGGGGAGAACATATCAGCGGCGCATTGGTGCAAGACAATACCATAGTAGGCGAGAAGAGCAGATTCGGACACCTTCCGGTTCGGCAGACAGGTTTGTGCCGGTGTGGAGGGATTGGATGCCTCGAGACCGTAGCTGCAGGGTGGGCACTCAGTGAACGATTTGCAGGCAAGACAGTCAAGGAACTGGCACAAAGGGAAGATCCTGAAGTAGTTCAAGCTCTGCAAGAAGCTGCAGAAGCCATGGGAATGGCACTCACAGCTGCCAGTGCTATGACCGGCTGTAATAAGATTATTCTGGGTGGAGGAATCTCCAATCTCCCAGATCACTACCTTTCAGTACTCCAGAAGTATTATCACCAGCATACCCACCACAGTCTTGCCCACATACCTGTGGTACGCTCCCAGCTCAAGGACCGCAGCGCTGTGCTGGGAAGCGTGGCTGTTGGATTGGACCGATGGATTTTCCAGAGAAGAATGTTGCAGACGATGCAAGGGCTTTAA
- the htpG gene encoding molecular chaperone HtpG — protein sequence MEQKKFKTEVSELLHLIIHSLYSHKEIFLRELVSNSSDALDKLKYLTLTDDKLKDLAFEPRIDISFTEEGEDRTLTISDNGLGMGHDDLADNLGTIASSGTKKFLASLTEEQKKDSNLIGQFGVGFYSAFMVAKKVEVVSRKAGEEQAWKWSSTGKGSYTLDEAERESQGTTIILYLNEEGSEYANRWQIEQLVKKYSDHIAYPIFLSYDQTSYDDKKKDDEGNPLKKVEHKVEQINSSSALWRRSKSELTDEEYKEFYKQSSYDSEDPLFYLHTRAEGATEYITLFFIPSKAPFDMYYADYKPGVKLYVKRVYITDDDKELLPSYLRFVRGVIDSEDLPLNVSREILQQNRVMNAIRTASVKKLLGEFQKISEQNPDLYTKFIEQYNRPLKEGLYSDYANRDALLELVRFKSSTEDGYVSLASYKERMKSDQKSIYYIAGGKEETLKASPLLEAYRKKGYEVLIMSDDIDDIVVGSIGTYKELPLKAINKSGAVDDLKEEGEDKKKDSKEAKALIKKVKKALGDKVKDVVASSRLADSPAVVVVDENDPSVQMQQILKSMGQTDFEEAKPILEINVEDPMVKKIESSDNEEYIEQLSSVLLDQALLAEGVMPKDPVGFAKRLHALLST from the coding sequence ATGGAACAAAAGAAGTTCAAAACTGAAGTATCAGAGCTATTGCATCTGATCATCCACTCGCTCTATTCCCACAAGGAAATCTTTCTCCGCGAGCTGGTATCCAACTCATCCGATGCACTGGACAAACTTAAGTATCTCACCCTTACCGATGACAAGCTCAAGGATCTAGCCTTTGAGCCACGCATCGACATCTCCTTTACTGAGGAAGGTGAAGACCGCACACTCACCATCAGTGACAACGGTCTTGGCATGGGTCATGACGACTTGGCAGACAACCTGGGTACCATTGCATCGAGTGGAACCAAGAAGTTCCTCGCATCCCTTACCGAGGAGCAGAAGAAGGACAGCAACCTCATCGGCCAGTTTGGTGTAGGTTTCTACAGTGCCTTCATGGTTGCAAAAAAGGTAGAGGTAGTCAGTCGAAAGGCTGGTGAGGAGCAGGCTTGGAAGTGGAGCAGCACCGGTAAGGGAAGTTATACCCTTGATGAAGCAGAGCGCGAAAGCCAAGGTACGACCATCATCCTTTACCTGAACGAGGAAGGCAGTGAATATGCCAACCGATGGCAGATTGAGCAGCTGGTGAAAAAATACAGCGACCATATTGCCTATCCCATTTTCCTCTCATACGACCAGACATCCTACGACGACAAGAAGAAGGATGATGAAGGCAATCCACTGAAGAAGGTCGAACACAAGGTTGAGCAGATCAACAGTTCATCAGCCCTGTGGAGACGCAGCAAGAGCGAGCTGACCGATGAAGAGTACAAGGAGTTCTACAAGCAGAGCAGCTATGATAGTGAAGACCCCTTGTTCTACCTGCATACCCGCGCCGAAGGTGCAACAGAGTACATCACACTCTTCTTCATCCCAAGCAAAGCGCCGTTTGACATGTATTATGCAGATTACAAGCCGGGTGTGAAGCTCTATGTGAAGCGAGTCTACATCACCGATGATGACAAAGAGTTGCTTCCATCCTATCTTCGCTTTGTACGTGGCGTTATCGACAGTGAGGATCTTCCTCTCAACGTCAGCCGCGAGATTCTACAACAGAATCGTGTAATGAATGCAATTAGAACCGCATCTGTGAAGAAGTTGCTTGGTGAGTTCCAGAAGATCAGCGAACAGAACCCTGACCTTTACACAAAGTTCATTGAGCAGTACAACCGCCCCCTTAAGGAAGGTTTGTATTCTGATTATGCCAACCGGGATGCATTGCTTGAACTGGTTCGTTTCAAGTCCTCCACGGAGGATGGCTATGTAAGCCTCGCCTCCTACAAGGAGAGGATGAAGAGTGACCAGAAATCAATCTACTATATCGCTGGTGGAAAGGAAGAGACCCTCAAGGCAAGCCCCTTGCTTGAAGCGTATAGGAAGAAGGGGTATGAAGTGCTCATCATGAGCGACGATATTGATGATATCGTGGTCGGCTCGATCGGTACCTACAAGGAACTGCCTCTGAAAGCAATCAACAAGAGTGGTGCTGTTGATGACCTGAAGGAAGAAGGCGAGGACAAGAAGAAAGACTCCAAGGAGGCTAAAGCCCTCATCAAGAAGGTCAAGAAAGCCCTTGGAGACAAGGTAAAGGATGTCGTTGCCTCTTCCCGTCTCGCAGACTCCCCTGCAGTCGTGGTGGTTGATGAGAATGACCCATCAGTACAGATGCAGCAGATTCTCAAGAGTATGGGACAGACAGACTTTGAAGAAGCAAAGCCGATCCTTGAGATCAATGTGGAAGATCCGATGGTCAAGAAGATTGAGAGCAGCGATAATGAAGAGTATATTGAGCAGCTGAGCTCAGTATTGCTGGATCAGGCTCTGCTTGCTGAAGGTGTCATGCCCAAGGATCCTGTAGGGTTTGCGAAACGTCTGCATGCTCTTTTGTCTACATAA
- a CDS encoding mechanosensitive ion channel family protein → MIANFMALNSEAVAENSAFGRFVEKIDSWIQIGPVEFLVNVAIGLLIVLIGKLVIIGISRMLKRVLDRSKKINDLMARFILKLVNVIGWIFLIIAFLGRLGLDMGPVLAGLGITGVVLGFAFQDTIGNLLSGVMIVINAPFRIGDYIETGSFSGTVSDMDMICVILSTPDNRKITISNKLVWNSPIVNYSNVDRRRLGLTVSVAYGTNIQLAKDTIWKIINSYSEILSDPAPMVEVNTLAASSIDFAVRPWTKPEDYWKVYWRFQGEIVDCLDEVGISVPFNQIDVHIVDQSAT, encoded by the coding sequence ATGATTGCAAATTTCATGGCACTTAACAGTGAAGCCGTTGCTGAAAATTCCGCCTTTGGCCGCTTTGTTGAGAAGATTGATAGCTGGATTCAAATCGGTCCGGTTGAATTCTTGGTGAATGTCGCGATTGGATTACTCATTGTGCTCATCGGAAAGCTGGTGATCATAGGCATTTCCCGGATGCTTAAACGCGTGCTTGACCGTTCCAAGAAGATAAATGACCTGATGGCTCGGTTTATCTTGAAGCTGGTCAATGTCATAGGGTGGATCTTCCTCATCATAGCATTCCTTGGCCGACTTGGCCTTGATATGGGCCCCGTGCTTGCCGGCCTTGGCATTACTGGTGTTGTCCTTGGGTTTGCATTCCAGGATACCATTGGGAACCTGCTCAGTGGTGTGATGATAGTCATCAATGCCCCGTTTAGGATTGGTGATTATATTGAAACCGGATCGTTCAGTGGTACGGTGAGTGATATGGACATGATCTGTGTCATACTCTCCACACCTGACAACCGTAAGATTACCATCTCAAACAAGCTTGTCTGGAACAGCCCCATTGTGAACTACTCCAATGTCGACCGGAGGAGACTTGGCCTTACAGTCAGTGTCGCATATGGGACCAACATACAGTTGGCAAAGGATACCATTTGGAAGATCATTAATTCCTACAGTGAGATTCTTAGCGATCCAGCTCCCATGGTAGAGGTGAATACCCTTGCTGCTTCCTCCATAGACTTCGCGGTTCGCCCTTGGACGAAACCTGAAGACTATTGGAAGGTCTACTGGCGCTTCCAGGGCGAGATTGTTGACTGTCTCGATGAGGTTGGAATCTCAGTTCCTTTCAACCAGATAGATGTACATATCGTAGACCAGAGCGCAACATAG